GACCCCTTCCCCGGCAGCGACCGGAAGAGTCCCTGCGTGTAGGGATGGACCGGGTCGGCGAACAGGGCCGTCGTCGGGGAAATCTCCACGATCCGTCCCAGGTACATGATCGCGGTGCGGTCGGCGAACTCCGAGACGACCCCCAGGTCGTGGGTGATCAGCAGGATCGCCATCCCCTGCTCCTTCCGCATCTCCTTGAGCAGGGAGAGGATCTGCGCCTGGATCGTGACGTCTAGCGCCGTGGTCGGCTCGTCGGCCATGAGGAGGGCCGGCTCGAGCGCCAGCGCCATCGCGATCATCGCCCGCTGCCGCATCCCCCCGCTCATCTGGTGCGGGTACTCCCGCGCTCGCAGCGAAGGATCCGGCATCCTGACCCGCCGCAGCCACTCCACCGCCCGTGCGGCCGCCTCCCTCTTCCCGCAGACCCGGTGGGCGGTAAAGACCTCGGCGACCTGCTCCCCGATCGTCAGCACCGGGTTGAG
The Deltaproteobacteria bacterium GWC2_65_14 genome window above contains:
- the dppD gene encoding dipeptide ABC transporter ATP-binding protein DppD (DppD and DppF are the ATP-binding components of the ABC dipeptide transport system DppABCDF) — its product is VAPGETLGLVGESGCGKTVTALSILKLLPSPPARIEAGSILFRGRDLVPLPEKEICAVRGREISMIFQEPMTSLNPVLTIGEQVAEVFTAHRVCGKREAAARAVEWLRRVRMPDPSLRAREYPHQMSGGMRQRAMIAMALALEPALLMADEPTTALDVTIQAQILSLLKEMRKEQGMAILLITHDLGVVSEFADRTAIMYLGRIVEISPTTALFADPVHPYTQGLFRSLPGKGSGETRLPSIPGMVPGLDAIPPGCPFADRCPFRQEALRSFRAGEKAEDELSVCDREDPPLEEFAPGHLAACHYQRRARKGGSG